The sequence AGCCTCTCAGAACTGCCCccgcacaacacacacacacatgcgcacacacacatgcgcacacacgcacacactctccAGGTGTAGCAGCTGCAGCCAAGGTCAGGCTGTAACAGTGTCTCTTGCCCCCGGCCCCGCTTACCTGTCCACCTGAGGCTTCACCCCTTTCAACCTGCTACAGAGGGGGTAACAAAGTGGCCATCTGAGGACGGCCTGACTGCACTGAAGTGACAGGAGAGGGGTTGAGCTGCCTCCAccttcttccccacctcccactgtTAAAGCTGCTAAGGCAACTGCCTCCTGCTAGCACtgctgggagaggcaggaaggagcagcctggcctccaggcCTCCATAGCATCTCCCCTGAGGCTTTGTGCCCTGGACACTGGACCAAGGGGATACTTCCTTCTGCCCACCTCCTCACGTCCTTATTTGGACTTCTGGGGGAGAGGAGATTAACCCCTTCCCCAGACTCCGGAATCTCTGTACCTTGTGCCTTGCTTCTCAGGCCCTGGCACAGTGGCTGGCCACATGGGGTATGCaagaggcctctgccttccttaAGAGGGGATCCTCCCTCAGCATGTGGGGCATCATCACCCCCTCCTCACACTCTTCCCACCGAGGACTCCAGCAGCTTGGCTGACActggggcatgacaggcctgtgCTCCTTAATTTTGGATGCCCAAAAGGCTTCCCTGGGACCAGTTTAACATGGGTCAGTGAGGGGCTCTCCTGGCCTtgatctctatctttggggtctCCAGAGAGGAACATTGAAGTCTTCCAGAAACCTAGAGGAGCTGGGCTAGATATTCTGACTTAAGCCCTGCCTGTGTCACCCTACCATCTCCCCCCAGTTAGCACCACCCTTCACTTTTGGATTGGATGCTCTGAGAATTACAGCCCATCACTTGCAATTTCTTTGCCTGCCTACCTTCCTGGCGGGCCTGCCACCACCCCTGCTGAGGGATCTCTGAAAGGGCAGGTGCCCACCCCATAGGCTGTCCTAGATCATGAGTCAGGTGGTGCCCCACCTGTGTGGCCTCTTGGGCTCTTACTCCTTCACAGCAGCCAgcacccccctcccgcccccgcctgccCACTGTTCCCAATAAAGTGTGAGTGGTGACAGGCCTCTGCAGGAATGCTTTGTGGAGAATGACTTAACAAGCTGCCTGGGGCCCATGGCGGTCACGGAGGTGGTGCAGAGGCACGCAGTGTAGACCAGGTGATGGCAGAGAGGGGAGCCGCAGCTCCTCAGCTTGGGCTCCTCTCTGCACTGTCTGCCCACGCTCTGCTTTACACGTTTCCAAATGCCAATAGCCCAGGTCTTCTGTGGTCTAGTGTGGATTCCCCAGGACCAGGTTATCACAGGAGTCTTCTCAGGGGACTGACCTATGGCTTCCTGAGTTcttgagcaggaagcaggctgtaTCAGGATCCAAGGTTAGTGGTAGCCTAAGCACAGGTCCTGAAGGACCTTGGTTAAGTCATTTACCCTCTGGGGGACTCGGTTTCCTACCCCTCAAAATAAGGGCATGGGACCAGATAAGTAGGAAGGCCCCTCCCGCCCATGTGCTCTTACTCTAGGACACAGTTGCAACCCTGATGAGAGGCTTTATTGCTAAAAAGTCAGTGAGGGTTTATTAATTCCTCAAACAGCAGCTCCTAGAACCACTCCAGCAAGTGCTGTGAAGCACACTGAGGAGACCCTGGCAAGGGAAGGCTGGAGCCAGGTGGGATGTGACAGGTCACAGGTGGCTCTTGGGCCACTAGGCTTTAGCCCCTTTTGGTCCAGATTCTAGCTAAGAAGCTCTGGGGCCTGACTCTTGCCTCTTCCCATAGCATGAGATGTTTGGGGGCCCTGAGGAAGGGAAGGCCAGTGGCGTGGCTTTTAGCATAACCAAGGCCCAAGCCTTTTTCCTCTACCCAACTCCACCTGTCCCCAAATCCCAAAGAGCAGAATTCCTGGATTTTCCTTTCCCAGCCCAGAGTTGTTTTAAGGCTGGTATGTGGGACCAACTCTTCTACCAGAAGGTCCAGGGTGGTTGCAGCAGCTCAAAGGTGGGGATGCTGGTGACATTGACTGGGATGGAAATGATGGCCCATGGCAGCCCGTGCTGTTCCAGGGAGCGACGGATCATGTAGCTGGGAGGGCATGAAGAGAGGTGGTGATGGTCACTTTCTCAGCACCCCATCATGCCCCACTGTCCCCATCACTCTGGGAGTTCTAGAGCCCAAGGACTTGGCCCTCCAACTGAGGCTTGCGGGAAAGGACTGGTGATTGCCCTTGACCTCCCCAAGTCCTGGCACCCAGCCTGGTGCTGATACAGCCAGAGATAAGGAGCCCTCACCCATCTCGGCCGAGCAGGAAGAGAGCAGGGATGTCAGCTGTGCGCTGGGTACTGTCCTGGATCATCTCCACGTAGAAGCTGTCATTGTCCACCGCATTGTCAGAGATGATCACTGCCCGCCCGCCGTGCTCCTGCACCACTCGGGTcttggagaggaaggagcagccccTGGAAGAGGTGGTGATGAGACCAA comes from Neovison vison isolate M4711 chromosome 8, ASM_NN_V1, whole genome shotgun sequence and encodes:
- the PRADC1 gene encoding protease-associated domain-containing protein 1; the protein is MVPGAAGWCCLVLWLPACVAAHGLRIHDYLYFQVLSPGDIRYIFTATPAKDFGGIFHTRYEQIHLVPAEPSEACGELSNGFFIQDQIALVERGGCSFLSKTRVVQEHGGRAVIISDNAVDNDSFYVEMIQDSTQRTADIPALFLLGRDGYMIRRSLEQHGLPWAIISIPVNVTSIPTFELLQPPWTFW